In Bacteriovorax stolpii, a single genomic region encodes these proteins:
- a CDS encoding CTP synthase — protein MAEIKKHKKYIFITGGVASSLGKGLAAASIAGLLERRGIKVSMLKMDPYINVDPGTMSPTQHGEVFVTDDGAETDLDLGHYERFTSLTLKRESNFTTGQVYLKVIENERAGTYLGKTVQVVPHITDEIKRRIHTASENCDILIGEIGGTVGDIESLPFIESIRQLALDEGAANVLFIHLVLLPYIAAAGELKSKPAQHSVKELMSQGLSPQVIVCRSDREVDEDTLDKISRFCNVPRKNVFQSIDMDSIYKVPLEFHKQGLDERISELLGIWAPEPKIADLEKVVHNFTHPLREVKIGIVGKYTDLVESYKSLDEALNHGAIANQLKFKPIYIDSEQLEKGTNLDEIFQGVQGILVPGGFGSRGTEGKIKAIEYARTKKIPFLGICLGLQLSVIEFARHVAGIKDATSEEFQSGGEHLIHYMEGQSSTGSKGGSMRLGSYECHLEPKSLAHKIYGSDKIQERHRHRLEVNNMYMNKLIGAGLVVSGFNRELNLVEVVELKDHPFFIACQYHPEFKSKPFSPHPLFKAFIEESDKNRK, from the coding sequence GTGGCAGAAATTAAGAAACACAAAAAGTACATTTTCATCACAGGTGGAGTTGCAAGCTCACTAGGAAAAGGTCTTGCGGCCGCAAGTATCGCAGGTCTTCTGGAGCGAAGAGGGATTAAGGTTTCCATGCTAAAGATGGACCCTTATATCAACGTCGACCCGGGAACAATGAGCCCTACCCAGCATGGAGAAGTATTTGTCACTGACGACGGTGCTGAAACAGACCTGGACCTTGGTCACTATGAGCGCTTTACATCTTTAACTCTCAAGCGTGAAAGTAACTTTACGACTGGTCAGGTTTATTTAAAAGTTATCGAAAACGAAAGAGCGGGAACATACTTAGGAAAAACGGTTCAGGTTGTTCCGCACATCACTGATGAAATCAAAAGAAGAATTCACACTGCGAGTGAAAACTGCGACATCTTAATCGGAGAGATCGGTGGAACGGTTGGAGATATTGAATCGCTTCCATTCATTGAATCAATCAGGCAACTTGCTCTTGATGAGGGAGCGGCCAATGTTCTTTTTATTCACCTGGTTCTTCTTCCTTACATCGCAGCTGCTGGTGAGTTAAAATCCAAGCCTGCTCAGCACTCGGTAAAAGAGCTGATGTCTCAAGGGCTTTCTCCGCAAGTGATCGTTTGTCGTTCAGACAGAGAAGTGGATGAGGACACGCTTGATAAGATTTCTCGTTTCTGTAACGTTCCTAGAAAAAACGTTTTCCAAAGTATCGATATGGATTCAATTTATAAAGTTCCGCTTGAATTCCACAAGCAAGGGCTGGATGAAAGAATCAGTGAGCTTCTGGGGATCTGGGCTCCGGAACCAAAGATTGCTGACCTGGAAAAAGTTGTTCATAACTTCACTCATCCACTAAGAGAAGTAAAGATCGGAATTGTTGGTAAATACACCGACCTGGTCGAGTCTTATAAATCTTTAGATGAAGCTCTTAACCATGGAGCGATTGCTAACCAGTTAAAGTTCAAACCAATTTATATTGATTCTGAACAACTGGAAAAAGGCACTAACCTGGATGAAATCTTCCAGGGAGTTCAAGGGATTTTAGTTCCTGGTGGATTTGGAAGCCGTGGAACAGAAGGAAAAATTAAAGCGATTGAATACGCCAGGACAAAAAAGATTCCATTCCTTGGAATTTGTCTGGGTCTTCAATTATCAGTTATTGAATTTGCCCGTCACGTAGCAGGAATCAAAGACGCGACATCTGAAGAATTCCAAAGCGGTGGAGAGCACCTGATCCATTATATGGAAGGTCAATCAAGCACAGGTTCAAAAGGTGGAAGCATGAGACTTGGCTCTTATGAGTGTCACCTGGAGCCAAAGTCGCTGGCACACAAAATTTACGGCAGCGATAAAATCCAGGAGCGCCACCGTCACCGCCTGGAAGTGAATAATATGTATATGAATAAACTTATCGGTGCAGGCCTGGTTGTTTCAGGCTTTAACCGCGAATTAAACCTAGTGGAAGTGGTTGAGCTTAAAGATCATCCGTTCTTTATTGCCTGTCAGTACCACCCGGAATTTAAGTCGAAACCTTTTTCTCCGCATCCGCTTTTTAAAGCGTTTATTGAAGAGTCTGACAAAAACAGGAAGTAA
- the kdsA gene encoding 3-deoxy-8-phosphooctulonate synthase, translating into MTKPKLDLFIGSCVLESEELALGIAERLVKDLEPFKDRITLTYKGSFDKANRTSINSYRGPGIDEGMRILKKVKDTFGLPVLTDFHEASQAMKLATVVDVLQVPAFLCRQTDMIAAGAEACAKYGRILKVKKGQFLSPEETKNIVDKATTFLPKNQILLTERGSSFGYNNLVVDMASFQIMKSFGVKAIHDATHCVQRPGGLGTATGGKREQILVLAKAAVAAGADGIFMECHPNPDKALSDASTSLPLDQIKGIVEQLLRIYEVV; encoded by the coding sequence ATGACAAAACCAAAATTAGATCTTTTTATCGGTTCATGTGTTCTGGAGAGTGAAGAGCTTGCTCTAGGAATTGCTGAGCGTTTAGTAAAAGACCTTGAACCATTCAAGGATAGAATCACTCTGACTTACAAAGGAAGCTTTGATAAAGCTAACCGCACGTCGATTAATTCATACCGAGGTCCGGGAATTGATGAAGGGATGAGAATCCTTAAAAAAGTAAAAGATACTTTTGGCCTTCCAGTGCTGACAGACTTCCATGAAGCAAGTCAGGCAATGAAGCTGGCGACTGTGGTTGACGTTCTTCAGGTTCCAGCTTTCCTATGCCGCCAAACGGATATGATTGCTGCTGGAGCAGAGGCGTGTGCTAAATATGGGCGCATCCTAAAAGTGAAAAAAGGACAATTCCTTTCACCGGAAGAAACAAAAAACATCGTTGATAAAGCGACAACTTTTTTACCAAAGAACCAAATCCTTTTAACGGAAAGAGGATCGAGCTTTGGTTACAACAACCTGGTTGTTGATATGGCCTCTTTCCAGATCATGAAGAGCTTTGGAGTGAAAGCGATTCACGATGCTACTCACTGTGTGCAAAGACCTGGAGGACTAGGGACAGCGACAGGCGGAAAACGCGAGCAGATTTTAGTTCTGGCCAAGGCCGCAGTGGCCGCAGGTGCTGACGGGATTTTTATGGAGTGCCACCCGAATCCAGATAAAGCTCTCTCAGATGCTTCGACATCTCTTCCGCTTGATCAGATCAAGGGAATCGTTGAGCAGTTACTTAGAATTTATGAGGTAGTGTAA
- the kdsB gene encoding 3-deoxy-manno-octulosonate cytidylyltransferase: protein MSKKSVLILIPARFASTRFPGKPLAMIAGKSMISRVLENCQKASCADISFDAYVVTDDDQVENHIKSFSQNVVRVDDDVISGTLRIELAYSRHFKEKSYDLVINVQGDEPLLEGSDLVRLAEFHLNKPVEIATLVKKQMGFDDVFRDPNKVKVAMSETTGDAFYFSRSPIPFKRDAGVDANNDYWFLHIGVYSYKPSALSAFSKAPVSRLEDLEKLEQLRALEMGMKIGALETRSVIVGVDHPADVKKVEEVLSGRN, encoded by the coding sequence GTGAGTAAAAAAAGTGTCCTCATTTTAATTCCCGCCCGTTTTGCTTCAACTCGCTTTCCTGGAAAACCACTGGCGATGATTGCAGGCAAGAGCATGATTTCAAGAGTTCTTGAAAACTGCCAAAAAGCCTCTTGTGCCGATATTTCGTTTGATGCTTATGTTGTCACTGATGACGACCAAGTAGAAAACCATATCAAGAGTTTTTCCCAAAATGTCGTGAGAGTTGATGACGACGTGATTTCGGGAACACTTCGTATTGAACTTGCTTACAGCAGGCATTTCAAAGAAAAGTCTTATGACCTTGTGATCAACGTGCAGGGGGATGAACCACTTCTGGAAGGAAGTGACCTGGTTCGCCTGGCGGAGTTCCATTTAAATAAGCCGGTAGAGATTGCGACACTGGTAAAAAAGCAAATGGGCTTTGATGATGTTTTTAGAGATCCCAATAAAGTGAAAGTGGCCATGAGTGAAACAACTGGTGACGCTTTTTATTTTTCCCGCTCGCCGATTCCTTTTAAAAGAGATGCGGGAGTAGATGCTAATAACGATTATTGGTTTCTACACATCGGTGTTTATTCATACAAACCAAGCGCACTCAGCGCCTTTTCAAAAGCTCCAGTCTCGAGACTGGAGGATCTTGAAAAACTAGAGCAACTTCGCGCCCTGGAAATGGGCATGAAAATCGGAGCTCTGGAAACTAGAAGTGTCATCGTCGGAGTCGATCATCCGGCAGACGTAAAAAAAGTAGAAGAGGTATTAAGTGGCAGAAATTAA
- a CDS encoding ADP-ribosylglycohydrolase family protein produces the protein MTTLQSRFLGSLLGLAVGDALGAPVEFKARGSFPPVEDMQAGGPFNLKKGQWTDDTSLALCLGTSLVEKNGFDPYDQIERYIRWFREGYMSCTGHCFDIGNTTKAALLRYEENKDIYAGSVDDPATNGSLMRLAPVPLFYFKNLEDTIKYAGLSSKVTHAPLNCIKACEDLSLYIHRALKGETKEGIFKDAFFDFSKSYEEVSGKGDALLCLEGAMWCFYHSESFGEGVKLAVNLGDDTDTTAAVFGQLAGAYYGVEAIPQNFLEDLWDKKLIEELALKLFNSGAL, from the coding sequence ATGACAACATTACAGTCGCGCTTTTTAGGATCATTATTAGGACTCGCTGTTGGAGATGCCCTGGGCGCTCCGGTGGAGTTTAAGGCCCGCGGGAGTTTTCCCCCAGTGGAAGACATGCAGGCGGGTGGACCTTTTAATTTGAAAAAAGGACAGTGGACTGACGACACATCTCTTGCTCTTTGTTTAGGGACGAGTCTCGTTGAGAAAAATGGCTTTGATCCATATGATCAGATCGAGCGCTATATAAGATGGTTTCGCGAAGGCTATATGAGCTGCACCGGTCACTGTTTTGATATCGGTAATACGACAAAAGCGGCCCTTTTAAGGTACGAAGAAAATAAAGATATTTATGCAGGCTCAGTAGATGATCCAGCAACTAATGGTTCATTGATGAGGCTTGCTCCTGTGCCACTTTTTTATTTTAAAAATCTCGAAGACACAATCAAGTATGCAGGGCTTAGTTCTAAAGTCACTCATGCACCTTTAAATTGCATTAAGGCCTGCGAAGATTTATCTCTCTACATTCACCGCGCACTTAAGGGTGAAACAAAAGAAGGGATCTTCAAAGATGCTTTTTTTGATTTTTCTAAAAGTTATGAAGAAGTCTCTGGAAAAGGGGACGCGCTTCTTTGTCTGGAAGGGGCCATGTGGTGTTTTTATCATTCAGAAAGTTTTGGCGAAGGCGTAAAGCTTGCGGTGAACTTAGGTGATGATACGGATACGACTGCGGCGGTTTTTGGGCAACTGGCAGGTGCTTATTACGGAGTGGAAGCTATCCCACAAAACTTTTTAGAAGATCTGTGGGACAAAAAACTTATCGAAGAGTTGGCGCTGAAGCTTTTTAATTCAGGTGCTCTTTAA
- a CDS encoding NAD(P)H-dependent glycerol-3-phosphate dehydrogenase has product MSTTKRQVALVIGAGAFGTAIAQVLAQNFEKVILKVRSKDIYDAIKAGENSIYLPGLKTASNIDAALSWDEVDAIGGKIELIVSALPSNGISEYFKENYDRFLGYFIKGIPLMSLSKGIDPDTLELSDDLFFDMYPHFKDQFCFLSGPSFAHEIMQDQITLVTLAGRSKQVLENVASMVNTSAFKVLASYDVKGVLLGGALKNILAIAGGVIEGLGYNHNTRAAMITRGIAEMLRFGAVYNARPETFYGLSGMGDLILTTTGDLSRNKTFGLELAKGRKAEEIIKSQRSVVEGYKTAKAAHFISERFDIRAQIFNGVYGVLYDGLEPREVITKLMRSPSKFES; this is encoded by the coding sequence ATGAGTACGACGAAGAGACAAGTGGCACTGGTTATTGGGGCCGGGGCCTTCGGGACAGCGATTGCTCAGGTTTTGGCGCAGAATTTTGAAAAAGTTATTTTAAAAGTTCGCTCTAAGGATATTTACGATGCGATTAAGGCCGGAGAAAATTCAATTTATCTTCCAGGTCTAAAAACTGCCAGCAATATCGATGCAGCTCTTTCGTGGGATGAAGTCGATGCCATTGGCGGGAAGATCGAATTGATTGTTTCGGCACTTCCAAGTAACGGTATCAGTGAGTACTTCAAGGAAAACTACGACCGTTTCTTAGGCTACTTTATTAAAGGTATCCCACTCATGTCTCTTTCAAAAGGGATTGACCCGGACACATTAGAATTATCGGATGATTTATTCTTTGATATGTACCCACACTTTAAAGACCAGTTCTGCTTTTTATCCGGGCCAAGTTTTGCTCACGAAATTATGCAGGATCAAATCACACTGGTGACTTTGGCCGGAAGATCAAAACAAGTTTTAGAAAATGTGGCCTCGATGGTTAACACCAGTGCCTTTAAAGTTTTAGCAAGCTATGACGTTAAAGGAGTTTTATTAGGGGGGGCCTTAAAAAACATCCTGGCCATTGCCGGAGGAGTTATTGAAGGTCTGGGTTATAACCACAACACCAGAGCGGCGATGATCACTCGTGGGATTGCAGAAATGCTTCGTTTTGGGGCCGTCTACAATGCCCGCCCGGAAACATTTTATGGTCTCTCAGGAATGGGGGATTTAATTCTCACGACGACGGGGGATCTTTCAAGAAACAAAACATTTGGTCTGGAACTCGCTAAGGGAAGAAAGGCCGAAGAGATCATTAAGTCACAACGTTCAGTTGTTGAAGGTTATAAAACAGCAAAAGCGGCCCACTTTATTTCAGAGCGCTTTGATATCCGGGCTCAGATTTTTAATGGCGTTTATGGCGTTTTATATGACGGACTTGAGCCAAGAGAAGTTATCACGAAGCTCATGAGAAGCCCTTCGAAGTTCGAATCATAA
- a CDS encoding DUF493 family protein, which yields MNPLEDRLHKLKLVLDETVKFPTEYLFKFIVPISEVHQILFILQGMEIEQKASSNGNYISVSGKTTMQQSQDIIKVYERAAAIKGVISL from the coding sequence ATGAACCCATTAGAAGACAGGTTACATAAATTAAAACTCGTTCTCGATGAGACAGTGAAGTTTCCGACCGAGTATCTTTTTAAGTTTATTGTTCCTATCAGCGAAGTTCACCAGATTCTTTTCATTCTTCAGGGAATGGAAATTGAACAGAAGGCTTCGTCTAACGGGAATTATATTAGTGTCAGCGGGAAGACAACGATGCAGCAGAGTCAGGACATTATTAAAGTCTATGAACGTGCAGCGGCCATTAAAGGAGTTATTTCTCTATGA
- a CDS encoding KdsC family phosphatase codes for MAQPLDEKKSLLVTAKKFEDKLKKIKVCLFDIDGILTDGKISWEGDDVGFNRTTHALDGHGLKMLMEAGLKVGVISGGDSKGVRKRFIDNLKLSFTYFGNEDKREAYKEILALGYKDEEILFMGDEFIDLPIIKRAGFSATVPNASYEIQEAVDYITHRQAGDACAREVIDIVRYAQKIPVKVLEF; via the coding sequence ATGGCCCAGCCTTTAGATGAAAAAAAGTCACTGTTAGTGACAGCAAAAAAGTTCGAAGACAAACTTAAAAAAATCAAAGTTTGCCTTTTTGATATTGACGGTATTTTGACTGATGGAAAAATTTCGTGGGAAGGAGACGATGTCGGGTTTAACCGCACGACTCACGCACTGGATGGACACGGTTTAAAAATGCTGATGGAAGCAGGACTAAAAGTAGGAGTGATCTCAGGTGGAGATTCAAAAGGCGTGAGAAAACGTTTTATCGACAACCTGAAACTTTCATTCACTTATTTTGGAAATGAAGACAAGCGCGAAGCTTACAAAGAAATCTTAGCCCTTGGTTATAAAGACGAAGAAATCCTTTTTATGGGGGACGAGTTTATTGATCTGCCAATTATTAAGCGCGCGGGATTTTCGGCGACAGTGCCCAATGCCAGCTATGAAATTCAGGAAGCTGTAGATTACATCACTCACCGCCAGGCCGGGGATGCTTGTGCCCGCGAGGTGATTGATATCGTTCGTTACGCTCAGAAAATTCCTGTGAAGGTTTTGGAGTTTTAA